CTACTTCTCCAAAAATCTGACAAAATCCcttccagggacagaaagcagcacAGGCAAAGAGGCTCTGACCTCCAGTTACTGTCAAAAATCTGCTACAACCAAAGTGGTAACCAAAGACCATTACAAAGCTGTCCTTGGAGACAAGATCACACAGGGCTGGCACAAACTGCAAGAACCATGGGAGATATTGTGCATTACTAAGTTTCCATTTTTAAAACACTTCTCTAAAACAGTAATTCGAAGATGATACAATAGGGAAGCCAAAAATATTACTTGAGATACTAACAGGGACACTCAAAGCCTAAAGTGTCAGGTTTCATCTGGCGACAGGGCACTTACTTCCAGATCTTGACCAGGTTGTCACAGCCACCAGATGCAAATCTTTTGATGTAGTTTGGCTTTTGACCAGAGGGTTGTTCTATAAGGCTTCCTGGTACAACAGCAGGAGCCCAGCTAACTGCATTACATCCAATCTAGTTAAGGAAAAGCATCACTGTTAAAAGTTGATTACTTTAATTAACTAAATAAATAGATAGAGGCTGCTGAGGGGGTGAAGAACATGTAGCATACTCTCTATTGAGCATGGTGAATAAACCCATCTCAGAAAAAGTGAAGTCTTGCATGCTGCATGAATATTGGATGAATAAGAAATCCAGATGCAGAGTAGCGTCACTAAGGCACTTACTCAGAAAGCCTGAGGTAGCTATAAGGGTATTTGCACACAAAATAGTTCATCTTGGATGTGCAAATAGGGGAGACAGAGACAGAAACCACAAAGACAAAAGGCACACACAGTTGCTAAGATTTAGGAATACAGGAGTAGAAGGAACCTTTGGTCCTAAGCTGAATTTCTTTCTACTGGGGGCCACTGCCATTAGCTTGTTATATTCTGATGAAACAAAAATCTCCACAATTTTGGGAAAAACAGGAGTCCCACAGTTTTTTCCAGCTGTTGCAGGTATTCTTAGTACCAAGGCCATTTCTTATCAGGTAACTTTCAGCACTGTGTTTAACAATAATGCCCAATAAACAGGGATTGCCAATGCTGTTTAGTGAACTTCATCATATTTCCACTTCATTTTAGTGACTAAAAAGTATACCTGCCTACTCTGGATGAACTGAAACTATTCTTGGGTCTGGATGTTTCACATAATTTCATTGCATTTCAGTATTTATCCACTCAAGTCTCTGAGGTATCACCTCGGTGTTATCTGCAGCTCTGGGCACTCTGGGCTGCTCCAAAGGACCAGACTCACCGTGTGTGCGTTGCTGATCTTTTTGACTTCCCACTGCCCATCGCCCGTGTAGCTCAACAAGGAAATGGCCCCGTCAGAGCTGCCACAGGCCAGGATCAGTCCATAGTCGTGTGGTGCCCAGCAGACAGAATTCACTGGGAAGGGTGAGACAGACCAGATTACAGCACAGGGCCTACCTGAAACTGACTGACCAATTCACTGACTGCTATCAGTGGCACGTCACCAAAAGCAAGGGGCTTTGAAAGCTGAGAATGAGTCAAATTTCAGCAAAAGCCAGCCAATTAGCATTGTTTACTGAGTAACAGATCTGCATTGGGAGGGTAAATCATCTGAACACAACAGTttcaattttaaaacaaaacacagcaTGATAAAATGCAGTCTTTCTAACTGGAAATAGGCAGTATTTTCTTCAAGAATTCAGTTCCCTGCCATCTTTATTTCAAAGCTGACTTATTTGTATAACAACACTTACAGACACATGGTAGGAATCAGTAGTGGCTTATGCAGCAATACAATCTTAGGGAAATGTCCTGTTAATGCTGAACACATTTACTCTCTCTTCAGTTTTTATAGTTTTCTTTTTAACAGAGGCTTTCTTCCTCAACACTAATGGATTTATTCAGTCTTGCCCAAATCCCCTCACCTCCTCAgtctcccttcccagctccacacTCCAGCCCTCCATACCTGAAGAATCATGTCCTGTGTACTCGTAGGTCTTTTCCCAAGTGCCATTTTCTTCCTTCCAGATAATAACCTTCCTGTCATAGGAACAGGAAGCCAAGATATTCCCATACATAGGATGAGCCCAGGCAACCTGCCACACGGGACCTTCGTGCCTGCAAGAAACAGCAGCATTAGGAAAAGCTGAGAGAAACCCCTTCCAACTGCAGCTGCCTCACAGACCACTGCTGTGCATCGCTGCTCTGGGAGGGATTAGAGATCTGACACGAGGAATGAGTAACGCTAAGATGGCAATGTTAGTGCCCTGACACAGGACTCTCACTGCCACAGAAAACAATTCACACCTGTATCAGTCCATGTTACTTCTTGAAAATTACAGATGCAAAGTACTACATGAATGACCAAGCCCCATTGTGCTTCCCACTGGAGCTCTATCCCCAGCCCAGCTGTCAGAAGTTCTTCAGCACAGTCTTGGAGGAGTTCACCCTGGAATTCAGCCTGCACTCTGTGCTGCCCAAGGGCAAAAGGACAAGGCACCAAGGTTTTGCCCTGATTACGCTCTGGTGTTGTGCCGTCTCACCCCCTGAGGTCGGCAATGAGGATCTGCCCCCCGTTGCGGACATCGAAGATCTTCACGGAGCGGTCAGAGGAGCAGGTGGCCAGGCGGGTGCCGTAGTAATCCATCTGTGCATCGTGCTGGAGGAGAGAGGAGAGCTGTGCTCAGCACGGCGTGCCCGGCCTGCCGATCCCCTGCAGCACACTGCCCCGGGCCGGGCACAGAGGAGCCCTGTTAAACAAACAATCCAGGCGTGCCACACAAGCAGAGTGCTTCtgcttccccagccgctccttcaGTCACTGTACAAATGTTACACT
This region of Melospiza melodia melodia isolate bMelMel2 chromosome 10, bMelMel2.pri, whole genome shotgun sequence genomic DNA includes:
- the SEC13 gene encoding protein SEC13 homolog isoform X2, whose amino-acid sequence is MDYYGTRLATCSSDRSVKIFDVRNGGQILIADLRGHEGPVWQVAWAHPMYGNILASCSYDRKVIIWKEENGTWEKTYEYTGHDSSVNSVCWAPHDYGLILACGSSDGAISLLSYTGDGQWEVKKISNAHTIGCNAVSWAPAVVPGSLIEQPSGQKPNYIKRFASGGCDNLVKIWKEEEGQWKEEQKLEAHSDWVRDVAWAPSIGLPTSTIASCSQDGRVFIWTCDDASGNSWSPKLLHKFNDVVWHVSWSITANILAVSGGDNKVTLWKESVDGLWACISDVNKGQGGVSAVTEGQQNEQ
- the SEC13 gene encoding protein SEC13 homolog isoform X1, translating into MVSVINTVDTSHEDMIHDAQMDYYGTRLATCSSDRSVKIFDVRNGGQILIADLRGHEGPVWQVAWAHPMYGNILASCSYDRKVIIWKEENGTWEKTYEYTGHDSSVNSVCWAPHDYGLILACGSSDGAISLLSYTGDGQWEVKKISNAHTIGCNAVSWAPAVVPGSLIEQPSGQKPNYIKRFASGGCDNLVKIWKEEEGQWKEEQKLEAHSDWVRDVAWAPSIGLPTSTIASCSQDGRVFIWTCDDASGNSWSPKLLHKFNDVVWHVSWSITANILAVSGGDNKVTLWKESVDGLWACISDVNKGQGGVSAVTEGQQNEQ